Proteins encoded in a region of the Myxococcales bacterium genome:
- a CDS encoding SUMF1/EgtB/PvdO family nonheme iron enzyme, which translates to QQIEAPLYWQRDPDAAGGWRHYALTGLAPLPLDAPVTHLSYYEAFAFAQWAGARLPTEFEWEAVAPQLAWGARWEWTESAYKPYPGFRKAVGAVGEYNGKFMVNQQVLRGASFATPPGHARLTYRNFFHAPLRWQYTGLRLARPRDA; encoded by the coding sequence CCCAGCAGATCGAGGCGCCGCTGTACTGGCAGCGCGACCCCGACGCCGCGGGCGGCTGGCGCCACTACGCGCTGACCGGGCTGGCGCCGCTGCCGCTCGACGCGCCGGTCACGCACCTGTCCTACTACGAGGCGTTCGCGTTCGCGCAGTGGGCCGGGGCCCGGCTGCCGACCGAGTTCGAGTGGGAGGCGGTCGCGCCGCAGCTCGCCTGGGGCGCGCGCTGGGAGTGGACCGAGAGCGCGTACAAGCCGTACCCCGGGTTCCGCAAGGCCGTCGGCGCCGTCGGCGAGTACAACGGCAAGTTCATGGTCAACCAGCAGGTGCTGCGCGGGGCGTCGTTCGCGACCCCGCCGGGCCACGCGCGCCTGACCTATCGCAACTTCTTTCACGCGCCGCTGCGCTGGCAGTACACCGGCCTGCGCCTGGCGCGTCCGAGGGACGCATGA